The following are from one region of the Treponema denticola genome:
- a CDS encoding AMP-dependent synthetase/ligase, translating to MRTLDKSLPLLLKRISEKYPNIRAQMFKGEDKEFKSLSYKELYETALDFAAGLLSIGARPKDHIGLIADNRKEWLHASFGIMNIGAADVPRGCDATEQEITHILSFSECKFAVLENEAQIRKVLVHIAEIPLLESIISIDNVDFKKLEEEFNLKERKIEFHTYADIIDLGKSARIEGKFKPEEYAENVDTDDLASIIFTSGTTGNPKGVTMTHRNFMTQLVELPDRIILKPGQKAISVLPVWHSFERACEYVIIISGGTIAYSKPIGSILLADMLKINPTLFPSVPRIWEAVYDGIFKAMKKRGRPLYYLFLFFIEVGIKTMRLKRRVTGQCPHFQRKTKVIYPILAVLPLLCIAPLYYIGDLLIYRAIRKKFGKCFRAGVSGGGALPPNVDEFFWAIRINVMEGYGITETAPVISVRPMPKPVFGTLGTPLACFESKIIDKNGKELTHNRKGLLLVRGDAVTKGYYKDPERTAEVIDKDGWFDTGDLAIKTVDGELILKGRRKNTIVLRGGENIEPVPIEVKLQESPLISIAVVLGQDQRSLGALIVVHKENLQSWAANNGLRNVPVTELIHDSNVQKMYEAEVAELVNSKTGFKLFERINKIVLLPEEFQAGRELSAKGEMMRHKINQLYRNEIYELFK from the coding sequence ATGAGAACTCTAGACAAATCACTACCGTTATTATTAAAACGGATTTCGGAAAAATATCCCAACATAAGAGCCCAAATGTTTAAGGGCGAAGATAAGGAATTTAAAAGCCTTTCTTACAAGGAGCTTTATGAAACGGCGCTTGATTTTGCGGCGGGCTTGCTTTCCATAGGGGCAAGACCAAAGGATCACATAGGTCTTATAGCCGACAACCGTAAAGAATGGCTTCATGCAAGTTTCGGTATTATGAATATCGGGGCTGCCGATGTTCCGCGGGGCTGTGATGCCACCGAGCAGGAAATTACCCACATTCTTTCTTTTTCGGAGTGTAAATTTGCCGTTTTAGAAAATGAAGCTCAAATTCGGAAAGTCCTTGTCCATATTGCAGAAATCCCCCTGCTGGAGTCTATAATCAGTATCGATAATGTTGATTTTAAAAAGCTTGAAGAAGAATTCAATCTAAAAGAAAGAAAAATCGAATTCCATACATATGCCGATATTATTGACTTGGGTAAGTCGGCTAGGATTGAAGGTAAATTTAAACCTGAAGAATATGCCGAAAATGTAGATACCGATGATTTGGCTTCAATAATCTTTACATCAGGTACTACGGGCAATCCTAAGGGTGTTACTATGACCCATAGAAACTTTATGACTCAGCTTGTTGAGCTTCCGGATAGGATTATTCTTAAGCCCGGCCAAAAAGCAATTTCGGTTCTTCCGGTTTGGCATTCCTTTGAAAGGGCTTGCGAATATGTTATAATAATTTCGGGCGGTACTATCGCTTATTCAAAGCCGATAGGAAGCATTCTTTTAGCAGATATGTTAAAGATAAATCCGACTCTTTTTCCCTCTGTTCCGCGAATTTGGGAGGCTGTTTATGACGGTATCTTTAAGGCTATGAAAAAAAGAGGACGTCCTCTTTACTATCTTTTCTTGTTCTTTATTGAAGTCGGAATAAAGACGATGCGTTTAAAGCGCAGGGTAACCGGTCAATGTCCTCACTTCCAACGAAAAACTAAGGTAATCTATCCAATCTTGGCCGTGCTTCCTCTTTTGTGTATAGCTCCTCTTTATTATATCGGAGATCTTCTTATTTACCGCGCGATTCGTAAAAAGTTCGGTAAATGTTTTAGAGCGGGTGTTTCAGGCGGAGGTGCCTTGCCGCCCAATGTTGACGAATTTTTCTGGGCTATCCGTATAAATGTAATGGAAGGTTATGGTATTACCGAGACTGCACCCGTTATTTCGGTTCGTCCGATGCCTAAACCCGTGTTCGGAACACTGGGTACACCGCTTGCGTGTTTTGAGTCAAAAATCATCGACAAAAACGGAAAAGAATTGACTCATAACCGAAAAGGCTTGCTCCTTGTACGTGGTGATGCCGTAACAAAGGGTTATTATAAGGATCCGGAAAGAACTGCGGAAGTTATCGATAAGGACGGATGGTTTGATACCGGCGACCTTGCAATAAAGACTGTTGACGGAGAGTTAATTCTTAAAGGACGCCGAAAAAATACGATAGTTCTAAGGGGCGGCGAAAACATCGAGCCTGTTCCGATTGAGGTAAAACTGCAAGAGTCTCCATTAATTTCAATAGCTGTTGTTTTGGGACAAGACCAAAGGTCTTTGGGGGCTTTGATAGTTGTTCATAAAGAAAACCTCCAATCATGGGCTGCAAATAACGGATTACGAAATGTACCTGTTACTGAGCTTATACATGACTCTAATGTACAGAAAATGTATGAGGCTGAAGTTGCAGAGCTGGTTAACTCAAAAACAGGATTTAAACTATTTGAAAGGATAAACAAGATTGTGCTGCTTCCGGAAGAGTTTCAGGCAGGACGGGAATTGTCTGCAAAGGGCGAGATGATGCGTCATAAGATAAATCAGCTTTACCGCAACGAAATATACGAGCTCTTTAAATAA